In a single window of the Lineus longissimus chromosome 4, tnLinLong1.2, whole genome shotgun sequence genome:
- the LOC135486049 gene encoding uncharacterized protein LOC135486049 — MAVEELARSQLWEGPSFLKESESSWPEKKIAVPDQTTDIEKTSTFAVQEAQPEQNETMMFPLHPSRWSDMGRLTRRIGFVRRIMMWLLKPHLPPGAKTWIDELSPEEYRQAEDCLSRQAQKDVFGRELKDLIEGKNLQKTSPLIPLSPYLDKERRLLRIKSRLERIDYISEEEKYPIIMPRKHPVSQLLVKRAHDAVGHPVGRDATMVELRRKYWVICTREAVRSWEMICSRCVLKKSEPANQQMAPIPQFRFSQPTRAFGKCGMDFAGPFLTKQGRGKIRNKRYLAVFTCLQTRAVHLEPVYQMDTDSFLMAFSRMTSRRSVPEEVVTDNGSNFVVGERELRELANAIDWTKVQQKTMGYQNTRGVTWHFNPPGSPHFGGVFEIMGKAAKRALKISNGNADINDEEFHTFVVDAEGLLNSRPLTPPSSDPEDQLPLTPNHFLHGQLGGQLAPPSTDELRFNPRRRWLRI, encoded by the coding sequence ATGGCAGTGGAGGAATTGGCTAGATCACAACTCTGGGAGGGTCCAAGTTTCCTGAAGGAGTCCGAGAGCAGCTGGCCAGAGAAAAAGATAGCTGTACCAGATCAGACCACAGATATTGAGAAAACCTCAACATTTGCTGTACAGGAAGCCCAACCAGAACAAAACGAGACAATGATGTTCCCCCTACATCCCAGTAGATGGAGTGACATGGGAAGACTAACAAGGAGAATAGGATTCGTGCGGCGTATCATGATGTGGCTGCTAAAGCCACACTTACCCCCGGGAGCCAAGACCTGGATAGATGAGTTGTCCCCCGAAGAGTACAGGCAGGCTGAGGATTGCCTTTCACGCCAAGCCCAGAAAGATGTATTTGGCAGAGAGCTCAAAGATTTGATTGAAGGAAAAAACTTACAGAAGACAAGCCCCCTGATACCCCTGTCACCATACCTTGATAAGGAGAGGAGACTTCTTCGCATCAAGTCCCGTCTTGAAAGAATAGACTACAtctcagaagaagaaaaatacccCATCATCATGCCAAGAAAGCATCCAGTTTCTCAGTTGCTTGTCAAGAGAGCACATGATGCTGTGGGACACCCCGTAGGAAGAGATGCTACCATGGTCGAGTTGAGGAGGAAGTATTGGGTGATATGCACTAGAGAAGCTGTCCGCTCCTGGGAAATGATATGCAGTCGATGTGTATTGAAGAAATCAGAACCAGCTAATCAACAGATGGCCCCGATTCCTCAATTTAGATTCAGCCAACCAACCAGAGcctttggaaagtgtggaatggACTTCGCGGGTCCATTTCTAACCAAGCAGGGTCGAGGAAAAATCAGAAACAAGAGATACTTAGCTGTTTTCACCTGTCTACAGACGAGAGCTGTTCATCTAGAACCTGTTTACCAGATGGATACTGACAGCTTCTTAATGGCTTTCTCCAGAATGACCAGCCGGCGATCCGTCCCCGAGGAGGTGGTGACAGATAACGGAAGTAACTTTGTTGTTGGAGAGAGGGAGCTCCGAGAGTTAGCGAATGCCATCGATTGGACCAAGGTCCAACAGAAGACGATGGGGTACCAAAATACCAGAGGCGTTACATGGCACTTCAACCCCCCAGGATCTCCACACTTCGGGGGCGTCTTTGAGATTATGGGAAAAGCAGCAAAGCGGGCCCTCAAGATATCCAATGGTAATGCTGACATCAACGACGAGGAGTTCCATACATTTGTGGTGGATGCCGAGGGACTCCTGAACTCAAGGCCATTGACTCCTCCCAGCTCCGATCCCGAGGACCAGTTGCCACTAACGCCAAACCACTTCCTGCATGGTCAGCTGGGTGGACAACTGGCTCCTCCGTCGACTGATGAACTACGATTCAACCCTAGAAGAAGATGGCTAAGAATATAG